From a region of the Coprococcus comes ATCC 27758 genome:
- a CDS encoding TIGR03905 family TSCPD domain-containing protein produces the protein MEFTPHGVCSKNIHLEVDEAGRIHNVEFTGGCNGNLQGIGRLVEGMDIHEAISRIEGIKCGYKATSCPDQLSLALKEYLSNNQ, from the coding sequence ATGGAATTTACACCACACGGCGTCTGTTCTAAGAATATTCACTTAGAAGTAGATGAAGCTGGACGTATTCATAATGTTGAGTTCACAGGCGGATGTAACGGTAACTTACAGGGCATCGGGCGCCTCGTTGAAGGAATGGATATTCACGAAGCAATTTCACGTATCGAAGGTATCAAATGTGGATACAAAGCAACATCCTGCCCGGATCAGCTTTCACTTGCTTTAAAAGAATATTTAAGCAATAACCAGTAA
- a CDS encoding 5'-methylthioadenosine/adenosylhomocysteine nucleosidase: MIGIIGAMDEEVAILKESMEVQDTMERAGMTFVKGIMSGKEVVVVRSGIGKVNMGICAQILIDCFGVDTLINTGVAGSLDADINIGDIVISTDAVQHDMDVSMLGDPVGQIPRMDTFSFPADEKLVKLAVEVNKEVNPDIQTFTGRVLSGDQFISGKEKKEYLVKTFDGKCAEMEGAAMAQTAYLNKVSYVIIRAISDKADNSATMDYPEFVKMAITHYVGLVKGLVERM, from the coding sequence ATGATAGGAATTATCGGAGCAATGGATGAAGAGGTTGCAATCTTAAAGGAATCGATGGAAGTTCAGGATACGATGGAACGTGCCGGAATGACTTTTGTCAAAGGTATTATGAGTGGCAAGGAAGTTGTAGTTGTAAGAAGTGGTATCGGAAAAGTCAACATGGGAATCTGCGCACAGATTCTGATTGACTGTTTTGGTGTGGATACGCTGATCAATACAGGTGTGGCAGGTTCTCTGGATGCAGATATCAACATCGGGGATATCGTGATTTCTACAGATGCAGTTCAGCACGACATGGATGTAAGTATGCTTGGCGATCCGGTAGGACAGATTCCGAGAATGGATACCTTTTCTTTCCCGGCAGATGAGAAGCTTGTGAAGCTGGCAGTGGAAGTAAACAAAGAAGTGAATCCGGACATTCAGACATTTACCGGAAGAGTGCTCAGCGGAGATCAGTTTATTTCCGGCAAGGAAAAGAAGGAATATCTGGTAAAGACATTTGATGGAAAGTGTGCGGAGATGGAAGGCGCAGCAATGGCGCAGACCGCATATCTGAATAAAGTTTCGTATGTCATTATTCGTGCAATTTCGGACAAAGCTGACAACAGTGCAACGATGGATTATCCGGAGTTTGTGAAGATGGCAATCACCCATTATGTAGGGCTTGTCAAAGGTCTTGTAGAAAGAATGTAA